Proteins from one Listeria innocua genomic window:
- a CDS encoding NlpC/P60 family protein: MKKNTFIAISLAAVISLTPAFTTNVFADVNTDIQNQDKKINDIKSKKTGLQSDLSSLVADLEKAQEKAKSLQGEFDQTGKELKQLNQDIKDINERIKERETVLKERARAMQKTSNSNAYLEVILDAENLSDLVGRVSAVNQLVDSDKSILEDQQKDEKALKTKQTAVKKKQEEQATAIHEFEAQQNKIEAQKAEKEAIVAQLAADQASAENEKAGLVSERDKAAKEATARATALREATDANVGQQTTNTNASSNSKTSNKVESTNNSEAPSAATPSGGGYSAMIAAARAQLGKPYSLGATGPSAFDCSGFTSYAFRAAGVSLPRTSGGQYAAASKISASQAKPGDLVFFNYGGGIAHVGIYVGGGQMINAQNNGVKYDNITSGYWAKYLVGYGRVANF; this comes from the coding sequence TTGAAAAAGAATACGTTTATTGCGATTTCACTCGCAGCAGTTATCAGTTTGACGCCAGCCTTTACAACAAATGTTTTTGCAGACGTAAATACAGACATTCAAAATCAAGATAAAAAAATCAATGACATTAAGTCTAAAAAAACAGGGTTACAATCAGATCTTTCTAGTTTAGTAGCAGATCTTGAGAAAGCTCAAGAAAAAGCGAAATCTTTACAAGGAGAATTTGACCAAACAGGCAAAGAACTTAAACAACTTAATCAAGATATTAAAGATATCAATGAACGTATTAAAGAACGCGAAACTGTTTTAAAAGAACGCGCTCGTGCAATGCAAAAAACTTCTAATTCTAATGCCTATCTTGAAGTAATCTTAGATGCAGAAAACCTTTCTGACTTAGTAGGTCGTGTTTCTGCAGTAAACCAATTAGTTGATTCTGACAAATCTATTTTAGAAGATCAACAAAAAGATGAAAAAGCTTTAAAAACTAAACAAACTGCAGTAAAGAAAAAACAAGAAGAACAAGCAACTGCAATTCATGAATTCGAAGCACAACAAAATAAAATTGAAGCACAAAAAGCTGAAAAAGAAGCAATCGTTGCTCAATTAGCAGCTGATCAAGCAAGTGCTGAAAACGAAAAAGCTGGTCTTGTAAGTGAACGTGATAAAGCAGCGAAAGAAGCAACTGCTCGCGCAACTGCTTTACGTGAAGCTACTGATGCAAATGTTGGACAACAAACAACAAACACTAATGCTTCATCTAACAGCAAAACTTCAAACAAAGTAGAATCAACTAACAATAGTGAAGCACCAAGCGCTGCAACTCCATCAGGTGGTGGATATTCTGCAATGATCGCAGCAGCAAGAGCTCAACTTGGAAAACCTTATAGCCTTGGAGCAACTGGCCCGAGCGCATTTGACTGTTCTGGATTTACATCTTATGCTTTCCGCGCTGCAGGAGTTTCTCTACCAAGAACTTCTGGCGGACAATATGCAGCAGCTTCCAAAATTAGTGCTAGCCAAGCAAAACCAGGTGACTTAGTGTTCTTCAACTACGGTGGCGGAATTGCTCACGTTGGAATTTATGTTGGTGGTGGTCAAATGATTAACGCTCAAAACAACGGTGTTAAATATGACAACATCACTAGCGGTTACTGGGCTAAATATCTTGTAGGATATGGCCGCGTAGCTAACTTCTAA
- a CDS encoding murein hydrolase activator EnvC family protein, producing MLKKYGVVTALSLLIISAPLTSVKAESINDMQKRQSEIEQKKSELNKNLDTKNSELNHLENAEKDAAKELESLLNSIDETNKKLKEQEDKVDSENEKLKKLKKEIEKLRNDIRDRQKVLDSRARAIQTTGTATSYLDMIFEADDFKELIDRVTVVSAIVKADQNIMQDQKDDQNKLKVAENSSEKKLENLKVLAVELEVSRNNMESQKQEKNDLVMALANKKDLTKSEQTLLTNEQGALSDEQKKLASNIAGEKAKQEAAIKAAEEKRMQEAAAKNATVAAQQPSSVTSSAGTGATDTVSSGGGQFIKPASGMLTSGFSERTNPVTGKYESHKGQDIAGGGTITVSAAASGRVVFSGFGATGSGFGGYGYVVKIDHGNGFQTLYAHMRAGSLKVVTGQQVSQGQPIGIMGSTGQSTGQHLHFEIHKNGIPVDPAPYI from the coding sequence ATGCTTAAAAAATATGGGGTAGTAACAGCACTTAGCCTTTTGATTATTTCTGCACCATTAACAAGTGTTAAGGCGGAAAGTATTAATGACATGCAAAAACGCCAAAGCGAAATAGAGCAAAAAAAATCAGAGCTAAATAAGAATCTAGACACAAAAAACTCAGAATTAAACCATTTAGAAAACGCTGAAAAAGACGCTGCTAAAGAATTAGAATCACTTTTAAATAGCATTGATGAAACGAATAAAAAGTTGAAAGAACAAGAAGATAAAGTTGATTCTGAAAATGAAAAGCTGAAAAAACTAAAGAAAGAAATTGAAAAGCTACGCAATGATATTCGCGACCGTCAAAAAGTGCTTGATAGTCGAGCGAGAGCTATTCAAACAACAGGAACTGCCACATCATACTTAGACATGATTTTTGAAGCTGATGATTTTAAAGAACTTATCGACCGCGTGACAGTTGTATCCGCAATTGTTAAAGCGGACCAAAATATAATGCAAGATCAAAAAGACGATCAAAATAAACTAAAAGTAGCAGAAAATAGTTCAGAAAAAAAATTAGAAAACTTAAAAGTGCTAGCAGTTGAGCTAGAAGTATCAAGAAACAACATGGAAAGCCAAAAACAAGAAAAGAATGACTTAGTGATGGCTCTTGCAAATAAAAAAGACTTAACGAAAAGTGAACAAACACTTTTAACTAATGAACAAGGTGCTCTTTCAGACGAACAAAAGAAACTTGCTTCTAATATTGCTGGTGAAAAAGCAAAACAAGAAGCTGCAATTAAAGCGGCTGAAGAAAAACGCATGCAAGAAGCAGCGGCTAAAAATGCCACTGTCGCAGCGCAGCAACCAAGCTCTGTAACATCTTCAGCAGGAACTGGCGCAACTGACACAGTAAGTTCTGGTGGCGGGCAGTTTATCAAGCCAGCATCAGGAATGTTAACATCTGGATTTAGTGAGCGTACTAACCCAGTTACTGGAAAATATGAATCTCATAAAGGTCAAGATATTGCGGGCGGAGGTACGATTACAGTATCCGCTGCGGCATCTGGTAGAGTCGTATTTTCAGGATTTGGCGCAACAGGTAGCGGCTTTGGAGGTTATGGTTACGTCGTGAAAATTGATCATGGTAATGGCTTCCAAACATTATATGCTCATATGCGTGCCGGTAGCTTGAAAGTAGTAACTGGTCAACAAGTATCACAAGGACAACCAATTGGTATTATGGGATCCACCGGTCAATCAACCGGACAACATCTTCATTTTGAGATTCACAAAAATGGTATTCCAGTTGATCCAGCACCTTATATTTAA
- the hpf gene encoding ribosome hibernation-promoting factor, HPF/YfiA family, whose translation MLKYNIRGENIEVTEPIRDYVEKKIDKLERYFTETPDANVHVNLKVYSDKNAKVEVTIPLPNLVLRAEETSGDLYASIDLIVDKLERQIRKHKTKVNRKFRDKGAERDYFAYSDVNGSTPPEENEGDFDLEIVRTKQFSLKPMDSEEAVLQMNLLGHSFYVYTDAETNGTNIVYSRKDGKYGLIETN comes from the coding sequence ATGCTTAAGTACAACATTCGTGGTGAAAATATTGAAGTAACGGAACCGATTCGAGATTACGTAGAAAAGAAAATCGATAAACTAGAACGATATTTTACAGAAACTCCAGACGCTAACGTTCATGTTAATTTAAAAGTATATTCCGATAAAAATGCGAAGGTTGAAGTGACCATTCCTCTCCCAAATCTTGTGCTACGTGCAGAAGAAACTAGTGGAGATTTATATGCTAGCATCGACTTGATTGTGGATAAATTAGAGCGTCAAATCCGTAAACATAAAACAAAAGTAAATCGTAAATTCCGTGATAAAGGTGCAGAAAGAGATTATTTTGCATATTCGGATGTTAACGGCAGCACACCACCAGAAGAAAATGAAGGAGATTTTGATCTTGAAATTGTAAGAACAAAACAATTTTCTTTAAAACCTATGGACAGTGAAGAAGCTGTTTTACAAATGAACTTGCTAGGACATAGTTTCTACGTATATACTGATGCTGAAACAAATGGAACTAACATTGTGTATTCACGTAAAGACGGTAAATATGGATTAATTGAAACTAATTAA
- the secA gene encoding preprotein translocase subunit SecA, whose protein sequence is MAGLLKKIFESGKKDVKYLERKADEIIALADETAALSDEALREKTVEFKERVQKGETLDDLLVEAFAVAREGAKRALGLYPFKVQLMGGIVLHEGNIAEMKTGEGKTLTATLPVYLNALSGEGVHVVTVNEYLAHRDAEEMGVLYNFLGLSVGLNLNALSSTEKREAYACDITYSTNNELGFDYLRDNMVVYKEEMVQRPLAFAVIDEVDSILVDEARTPLIISGEAEKSTILYVRANTFVRTLTEEEDYTVDIKTKSVQLTEDGMTKGENYFDVENLFDLENTVILHHIAQALKANYTMSLDVDYVVQDDEVLIVDQFTGRIMKGRRFSEGLHQALEAKEGVTIQNESKTMATITFQNYFRMYKKLAGMTGTAKTEEEEFRDIYNMRVIEIPTNKVIIRDDRPDLIFTTIEAKFNAVVEDIADRHAKGQPVLVGTVAIETSELISSKLKRKGIKHDVLNAKQHEREADIIKNAGERGAVTIATNMAGRGTDIKLGEGTIDAGGLAVIGTERHESRRIDNQLRGRSGRQGDPGVTQFYLSMEDELMRRFGSDNMKSMMERFGMAEDAIQSKMVSRAVESAQRRVEGNNFDSRKQVLQYDDVLRQQREVIYKQRYEVINAENSLREIIEQMIQRTVNFIVSSNASSHEPEEAWNLQGIIDYVDANLLPEGTITLEDLQNRTSEDIQNLILDKIKAAYDEKETLLPPEEFNEFEKVVLLRVVDTKWVDHIDAMDHLRDGIHLRAYGQIDPLREYQSEGFEMFEAMVSSIDEDVARYIMKAEIRQNLEREQVAKGEAINPAEGKPEAKRQPVRKDQHIGRNDPCPCGSGKKYKNCHGKEA, encoded by the coding sequence ATGGCTGGACTATTGAAGAAGATTTTTGAATCAGGAAAAAAAGATGTTAAATATTTGGAGAGAAAAGCAGATGAAATTATTGCTTTAGCAGACGAAACTGCAGCTCTTTCAGATGAAGCTCTACGCGAGAAAACAGTAGAGTTTAAAGAACGAGTTCAAAAAGGTGAAACGCTAGACGACTTATTGGTAGAAGCTTTTGCTGTTGCCAGAGAAGGTGCTAAGCGTGCCCTAGGACTGTATCCATTTAAAGTTCAATTAATGGGTGGTATCGTTCTTCACGAAGGTAATATTGCAGAAATGAAAACTGGTGAAGGTAAAACATTAACAGCGACATTACCAGTTTATTTAAATGCGCTTTCTGGTGAAGGTGTACATGTAGTTACGGTCAATGAATATTTGGCTCACCGTGACGCAGAAGAAATGGGTGTTTTATATAATTTCCTAGGTCTTTCTGTAGGGCTTAACTTAAATGCTTTATCTAGCACAGAAAAACGAGAAGCTTATGCATGTGATATTACGTATAGTACAAATAATGAATTAGGATTTGACTACTTACGTGATAACATGGTGGTTTACAAAGAAGAAATGGTACAACGTCCATTAGCGTTTGCCGTTATTGATGAAGTCGATTCTATTTTGGTCGATGAAGCTAGAACACCTTTAATCATTTCTGGTGAAGCTGAAAAATCCACTATCTTATACGTTCGTGCTAATACATTCGTACGAACTTTGACAGAAGAGGAAGATTATACAGTTGATATTAAAACTAAATCTGTCCAATTAACCGAAGATGGTATGACAAAAGGGGAAAACTACTTTGATGTAGAAAACCTTTTTGATTTAGAAAATACGGTGATTTTACATCATATTGCTCAAGCGCTTAAAGCAAACTACACGATGAGTTTAGATGTAGATTACGTAGTTCAAGATGATGAAGTTCTCATTGTTGACCAATTTACAGGTCGTATTATGAAAGGGCGTCGTTTCAGTGAGGGCTTACACCAAGCGCTTGAAGCAAAAGAAGGCGTTACTATTCAAAATGAATCTAAAACAATGGCAACTATTACATTCCAAAACTATTTCCGTATGTACAAAAAACTTGCTGGTATGACCGGTACTGCGAAAACGGAAGAAGAAGAATTCCGTGATATTTATAATATGCGTGTTATTGAAATTCCAACAAACAAAGTAATTATTCGTGATGATCGTCCAGATTTAATTTTTACAACGATTGAAGCGAAATTTAATGCAGTAGTAGAAGATATTGCTGACCGTCATGCAAAAGGACAACCTGTTCTTGTTGGTACTGTTGCGATTGAAACATCAGAGCTTATTTCGAGCAAATTAAAACGCAAAGGAATTAAGCACGATGTCTTAAATGCCAAACAACATGAACGTGAAGCGGATATTATTAAAAACGCTGGTGAACGTGGTGCAGTAACAATCGCAACCAATATGGCTGGTCGTGGTACGGATATTAAACTTGGTGAAGGTACTATTGATGCTGGTGGTCTAGCTGTAATTGGTACAGAGCGCCATGAATCACGTCGTATTGATAACCAATTACGTGGTCGTTCTGGTCGTCAAGGGGATCCAGGTGTAACACAATTCTATCTTTCTATGGAAGATGAACTGATGCGCCGTTTTGGCTCTGATAACATGAAGAGCATGATGGAACGTTTTGGTATGGCTGAAGATGCAATCCAAAGTAAAATGGTGAGTCGTGCGGTTGAATCAGCCCAAAGACGTGTGGAAGGAAATAACTTTGATTCACGGAAACAAGTTTTACAATATGATGATGTACTTCGCCAACAACGGGAAGTTATTTATAAACAACGCTATGAAGTAATTAATGCAGAAAACAGTCTTCGCGAAATCATTGAACAAATGATTCAGCGTACAGTGAATTTCATTGTTTCTAGTAATGCATCAAGCCATGAACCAGAAGAAGCATGGAATTTACAAGGTATTATCGATTATGTCGATGCTAACTTACTTCCAGAAGGTACAATTACGCTAGAAGATTTACAAAACAGAACAAGCGAAGATATTCAAAACCTTATTTTGGACAAGATAAAAGCGGCATATGATGAAAAAGAAACATTGTTGCCTCCTGAAGAATTTAATGAGTTTGAAAAAGTAGTATTGCTTCGTGTTGTTGATACGAAATGGGTTGATCATATTGATGCAATGGATCATTTACGTGATGGTATTCATCTACGTGCTTATGGTCAAATTGATCCGCTTCGTGAGTATCAATCAGAAGGTTTCGAGATGTTTGAAGCAATGGTATCATCCATTGATGAAGACGTGGCTCGTTATATCATGAAAGCAGAAATTCGCCAAAACCTTGAGCGCGAACAAGTAGCTAAAGGTGAAGCAATCAATCCTGCTGAAGGAAAACCAGAAGCGAAACGCCAACCTGTTCGTAAAGACCAACATATTGGACGTAATGATCCTTGTCCTTGTGGTAGCGGCAAAAAATATAAAAATTGTCATGGTAAAGAAGCATAG
- the ftsE gene encoding cell division ATP-binding protein FtsE, translating to MILMEDVYKKYPNGITAANGLNINIGEGEFVYVVGPSGAGKSTFIKMIYREERATKGKIIVDKFDLINMKNREIPYLRRNVGVVFQDYKLLQSKTVYENIAYAMEVVETEPTVIKERVMEVLDLVNLKHKVRMLPDELSGGEQQRISIARSIANMPKVLIADEPTGNLDPDTSWEIMNILEEISNRGTTIVMATHNKEIVNTLKHRVVAIENGRIVRDEQQGEYGYEI from the coding sequence ATGATATTAATGGAAGATGTTTATAAGAAATACCCCAATGGCATAACTGCCGCTAATGGACTCAATATTAACATTGGTGAAGGGGAATTTGTTTATGTAGTAGGCCCGAGTGGTGCTGGTAAATCAACCTTTATTAAAATGATTTACAGAGAAGAACGAGCGACGAAAGGCAAAATCATCGTAGACAAATTTGATTTGATTAATATGAAAAATCGTGAAATCCCATATTTACGTAGAAACGTAGGCGTGGTATTCCAAGATTACAAATTACTTCAAAGCAAAACTGTTTATGAAAACATTGCTTATGCGATGGAAGTGGTTGAAACTGAGCCAACCGTAATTAAAGAACGTGTTATGGAAGTGCTAGATTTAGTCAACCTCAAGCATAAAGTAAGAATGTTGCCGGATGAACTTTCCGGTGGTGAGCAGCAGCGGATATCCATTGCCCGCTCGATTGCCAATATGCCTAAAGTATTAATAGCAGATGAGCCGACCGGTAACCTAGATCCTGATACTTCATGGGAAATCATGAATATCCTTGAAGAAATAAGCAATCGCGGAACAACCATTGTAATGGCAACCCACAACAAAGAAATTGTTAACACGTTGAAACACCGGGTAGTAGCTATCGAGAATGGAAGAATTGTTCGAGATGAGCAGCAAGGAGAATATGGCTATGAAATTTAG
- a CDS encoding ComF family protein, which yields MINCLLCLQPVKQSASWELSWFLSEEVLCCSDCIAGFEKLTGPLCNMCSRESSDEFCKDCQGREFFLDSNRSLYQYNDFAKEYMKKFKFQGDYIIGAIFQKELKKYFAANKTTIVPIPVSEVRKLERGFNQTTAILNQSNLHYEELLAKKHSEKQSKKTKRERLETEQVFYVDEEIGSSEKEIILFDDIYTTGSTLNLAAQALKESGVKKVSSLTIFR from the coding sequence ATGATTAACTGTTTACTTTGTTTACAACCTGTTAAACAATCAGCTAGTTGGGAACTTAGTTGGTTTCTTAGCGAGGAAGTTTTGTGTTGTTCCGATTGTATAGCGGGCTTTGAAAAATTAACTGGACCGCTTTGTAATATGTGTAGCAGGGAATCGTCTGATGAATTTTGTAAAGATTGCCAAGGTAGAGAGTTTTTTCTAGATAGTAATCGATCTTTGTACCAATATAATGATTTTGCCAAAGAATATATGAAAAAATTTAAGTTTCAAGGTGATTATATCATCGGAGCTATTTTTCAAAAGGAACTAAAAAAATACTTCGCCGCGAACAAAACGACTATTGTCCCAATCCCGGTAAGTGAAGTCCGCAAATTAGAGCGAGGATTTAATCAAACAACAGCAATACTGAACCAATCTAATCTTCACTATGAGGAACTTTTAGCAAAAAAACACTCTGAAAAACAATCTAAGAAAACAAAGCGAGAACGATTAGAAACAGAGCAAGTATTTTATGTAGATGAAGAGATTGGAAGCAGTGAAAAGGAAATAATTTTATTTGATGATATATACACTACAGGTAGTACTCTTAACTTAGCGGCGCAAGCGTTAAAAGAATCAGGGGTGAAAAAGGTGAGCTCCTTAACCATATTTAGATAG
- a CDS encoding DegV family protein, whose protein sequence is MNEKIAVVTDSTTYLPDEVKEQLRINVVPLSVIIDGKSYREGEELSTADFYKKVKEAENFPTSSQPAPGEFIQLFEKLKEQGFDTVISIHLSSGISGTFQNAASAGELIDGLNVVAYDSELSCMAQGMFAVKAAEMALANEPLERIISELDKIKKAQDAYFMVDDLNNLQRGGRLNGAQALVGSLLQIKPILHFNDKQIVLFEKVRTQKKALKRIEDILEVAIKNKNAEKAYVIHGNDPEKGETWRKHLESKFPEVEFELSYFGPVIGTHLGEGALGLTWSIK, encoded by the coding sequence ATGAACGAAAAAATAGCAGTGGTTACTGACAGCACCACTTATTTGCCAGATGAAGTGAAAGAGCAGCTACGAATTAATGTCGTACCACTTTCCGTAATAATTGATGGAAAATCTTATCGTGAAGGAGAAGAACTTTCTACGGCTGATTTTTACAAAAAAGTAAAAGAAGCAGAAAATTTTCCAACTTCTTCGCAACCTGCCCCTGGTGAATTTATTCAATTGTTTGAGAAACTAAAAGAACAAGGTTTTGATACAGTAATTAGTATTCATCTATCCAGCGGCATCAGCGGGACTTTCCAAAACGCAGCTTCTGCAGGTGAACTAATTGATGGCTTGAATGTAGTTGCTTATGATTCAGAGCTTTCATGTATGGCGCAAGGGATGTTTGCTGTTAAAGCGGCTGAAATGGCTTTAGCAAATGAACCTTTAGAACGAATTATTTCCGAATTAGATAAGATTAAAAAGGCGCAAGATGCATATTTTATGGTAGATGATTTAAATAACCTGCAACGCGGTGGTCGCTTAAACGGGGCACAAGCGCTTGTCGGTAGTTTGCTTCAAATTAAACCAATCCTTCATTTTAATGATAAGCAAATTGTTCTTTTTGAAAAAGTTAGAACTCAAAAAAAGGCATTAAAACGGATTGAAGATATTCTTGAAGTAGCTATCAAAAATAAAAATGCAGAAAAAGCCTACGTTATCCATGGAAATGATCCGGAAAAAGGAGAAACATGGCGCAAACATTTAGAATCCAAGTTTCCAGAAGTGGAGTTCGAGTTGAGCTATTTTGGCCCAGTTATCGGCACACATTTAGGTGAAGGCGCACTGGGATTAACCTGGTCAATAAAATAA
- a CDS encoding YitT family protein, with protein sequence MTNKRKKQPLSPMVSKLIEYLYVIIGAALIALAFNVLLLPNHVASGGVSGISTIINYLTGWNPAFIQWAFNIPLFLAGLFFLGYQFGLKTFVGTMLLPFFVYLTQGLAPWTHEPLVAALFGGVLVGMGLGIVFRGKASTGGTDVAAQILHKYSHLTLGICVALIDGFVVISAMFVFDIESGLYALIGLFATSKTIDLVQVGLNQSKTVFIISENQEAIRQAILFKIDRGITRLSAKGGYTEDDKQILLCVIAQSEFSRLKEVIKEIDPEAFVVVMSASEVMGEGFTS encoded by the coding sequence ATGACAAATAAAAGGAAAAAGCAACCTTTATCCCCAATGGTTTCTAAATTAATTGAGTATTTATATGTTATTATTGGTGCTGCTTTAATTGCACTAGCCTTCAATGTTTTACTCTTGCCTAATCATGTTGCTTCTGGCGGTGTGAGTGGGATAAGTACGATTATTAACTATTTAACTGGTTGGAATCCAGCATTTATCCAGTGGGCTTTTAATATCCCTTTATTTCTTGCTGGATTATTCTTCTTAGGGTATCAATTTGGTTTGAAAACTTTTGTTGGTACAATGCTTTTACCTTTCTTTGTGTATTTAACACAAGGATTAGCACCATGGACGCATGAACCGCTAGTCGCTGCATTATTTGGGGGCGTGCTAGTAGGAATGGGACTTGGAATTGTTTTTCGTGGCAAGGCCTCAACTGGTGGTACGGACGTGGCTGCCCAAATTTTGCATAAATATTCTCATTTAACATTGGGGATATGTGTAGCTTTAATTGATGGCTTTGTAGTTATCTCGGCAATGTTTGTTTTTGATATTGAATCTGGACTTTATGCACTTATTGGTCTTTTTGCAACTAGTAAAACAATTGATTTAGTGCAAGTGGGGCTTAATCAATCCAAAACAGTGTTTATTATTTCAGAGAATCAAGAAGCTATCAGACAAGCAATCCTCTTTAAAATTGATCGTGGTATTACTCGCCTTTCAGCAAAGGGCGGCTATACTGAAGATGACAAGCAAATCTTACTTTGTGTTATTGCTCAAAGTGAGTTTTCTAGACTAAAAGAAGTAATAAAAGAAATTGACCCAGAAGCTTTTGTCGTTGTAATGAGCGCAAGTGAAGTAATGGGGGAAGGTTTCACGTCATAA
- the prfB gene encoding peptide chain release factor 2 (programmed frameshift): MELAEIRNELEKTAQQIKDFRGSLDLDSMEVRIAELEDQMLDPNFWNDQQAAQKVINESNGYKETYQAFHALEEEQESMEISLELLKEEADEDLQAELEKDIKAYVATISEFELKLMLSDPYDKNNAILELHPGAGGTESQDWGSMLLRMYQRWSEKKGFKVEMLDYQAGDEAGIKSVTLLIKGHNAYGYLKAEKGVHRLVRISPFDSSGRRHTSFVSVDVMPELDDEIEIEVRTEDLKIDTYRATGAGGQHINTTDSAVRMTHIPSGIVVTCQSERSQLKNREQAMKMLKTKLYQKEQEEKERELAEIRGEQKEIGWGSQIRSYVFHPYSMVKDHRTNYETGNIQAVMDGDLDDFINAYLRSRIG, from the exons ATGGAATTAGCAGAAATTCGTAATGAACTAGAAAAAACAGCGCAGCAAATCAAAGACTTTAGGGGGTCTCTT GACTTAGACAGCATGGAAGTTCGAATTGCTGAGTTAGAAGACCAGATGTTGGATCCGAATTTTTGGAACGACCAACAAGCGGCTCAAAAAGTAATTAATGAATCAAATGGATACAAAGAAACGTATCAAGCTTTTCATGCGCTTGAAGAAGAACAAGAAAGCATGGAAATCAGTTTAGAACTACTAAAAGAAGAAGCAGATGAAGATTTACAAGCAGAATTAGAAAAAGATATTAAAGCATATGTGGCGACGATAAGTGAATTTGAACTTAAGTTAATGTTAAGTGATCCATATGATAAAAATAATGCTATTTTAGAATTGCATCCAGGTGCTGGTGGAACAGAATCACAAGACTGGGGCTCAATGTTATTACGCATGTATCAACGTTGGTCTGAGAAAAAAGGTTTTAAAGTCGAAATGCTCGATTATCAAGCGGGTGATGAAGCGGGTATTAAAAGCGTTACATTACTCATCAAAGGGCACAATGCATACGGCTATTTGAAAGCAGAAAAAGGTGTGCATCGTTTAGTTCGTATCTCTCCATTCGATTCATCAGGTAGACGTCATACATCTTTTGTTTCAGTGGATGTTATGCCAGAATTAGATGATGAAATTGAAATCGAAGTACGTACAGAAGATTTGAAAATTGATACGTATCGTGCAACTGGTGCTGGCGGACAGCATATTAATACAACCGATTCAGCAGTTCGGATGACACATATTCCATCCGGGATTGTAGTAACCTGCCAATCAGAACGTTCGCAGCTTAAAAACCGTGAACAAGCAATGAAAATGTTGAAAACAAAACTATATCAAAAAGAACAAGAAGAAAAAGAACGCGAGCTAGCAGAAATTCGTGGTGAGCAAAAAGAAATTGGTTGGGGAAGCCAAATTCGTTCGTATGTTTTCCACCCTTACTCCATGGTGAAAGACCATCGTACAAATTACGAAACCGGTAATATTCAAGCGGTAATGGATGGAGATTTAGACGACTTTATCAATGCATATTTGCGTTCTAGGATTGGATAA
- the ftsX gene encoding permease-like cell division protein FtsX codes for MKFRTVGRHIRESFKSLYRNGWMTFAAASAVTVTLILVSVFFAILINMNKLATDVENNVQINVHISLSADKKQQQELEKNIEKINGVDSVSFSSKDDELKKLVGAYGKNFELFKQDNPLYDVFVVEAKEPTQTKAIAQKVEKLQYVDNVEYGEKTVDKLFDTLKWGRYAGIILSIGLLLTAMFLISNTIKIAIFSRRREIEIMKLVGATNWFIRWPFVLEGAWLGLIGSIVPVVLTFIGYVNIYNLVNPKLVTSSLSLLPPTPFAYQISALIIAIGVLIGIWGSVISIRRFLKV; via the coding sequence ATGAAATTTAGGACTGTAGGAAGACATATAAGAGAAAGTTTTAAGAGCCTTTACCGGAATGGTTGGATGACCTTTGCAGCAGCAAGTGCAGTAACAGTAACACTTATCTTAGTCAGCGTGTTTTTTGCAATATTGATCAACATGAACAAGCTTGCAACAGATGTAGAAAACAATGTACAAATTAACGTACATATTTCTCTAAGCGCAGACAAGAAACAGCAGCAAGAACTTGAGAAAAACATTGAGAAGATTAATGGAGTTGATAGTGTCAGTTTTTCTTCCAAGGATGATGAGTTGAAGAAATTAGTTGGCGCGTACGGCAAAAACTTCGAATTGTTTAAACAAGATAATCCACTATACGATGTGTTCGTTGTAGAGGCTAAAGAGCCAACACAAACGAAGGCGATTGCTCAAAAAGTAGAAAAATTACAGTACGTAGATAATGTAGAATATGGTGAGAAAACAGTCGACAAATTGTTTGATACCTTAAAATGGGGACGATATGCTGGTATTATCCTAAGCATTGGATTATTACTAACAGCGATGTTCTTAATATCAAACACAATTAAGATTGCGATTTTCTCCCGTCGTAGAGAAATAGAAATTATGAAATTAGTAGGAGCGACCAACTGGTTCATACGCTGGCCTTTCGTTTTAGAAGGTGCATGGCTTGGGTTAATTGGTTCGATTGTCCCGGTTGTATTAACATTTATAGGCTATGTTAATATTTACAACTTGGTAAATCCGAAGTTGGTGACAAGTTCACTATCACTTCTGCCTCCAACACCGTTCGCCTATCAAATCAGTGCTTTGATTATTGCAATCGGAGTTCTAATAGGAATTTGGGGTAGTGTTATCTCTATCCGTAGATTCTTGAAAGTCTAA